CACACAGTTAGAAGCGAATTCGTAAGAGGTGGCGGCATACCTGATCTTATCGCTGTTGAGCAAAATGCAAGTGGAAAGGCAAAAGAGATCGCTCTAAGCTATGCTTGCGGTATAGGCGGCGGCAGAACCGGCATCATTGAGACAACATTTAAAGATGAAACTGAAACAGATTTGTTTGGTGAACAAGCAGTACTTTGTGGTGGTCTTTGTGCGCTGGTAAATGCTGGTTTTGATACGCTTGTAGAGGCTGGATATGAGCCTGAGATGGCCTATTTTGAATGCTTGCACGAGCTAAAACTAATCGTTGATCTAATGTATCAAGGTGGCATGGCTGATATGCGTTATTCTATCTCAAATACCGCTGAATACGGTGATTACGTAAGCGGTGTAAGAGTGGTTGGCGAAGAGAGCAGAAAAGCCATGAAAGAAGTTTTAAAAGAGATTCAAAATGGTAAATTTGCAAAAGACTTCATCCTAGAGAGAAAAGCAGGATATGTTAGAATGAACGCTGAGCGCGGTATAGCTGAGAGAAGTTTGCTAAATCAAACTGGCAAAAAACTTCGCGCGATGATGCCTTGGATAACTAACGGCAAACTTATAGATCAAAATAAAAACTAAGCCTTGAGCGAAAAAAAGACTGCAAAGAAGCGACCCACAAAAAATAGTGCAGGTCGCTCTCACAATAAAACCTATCTTGGTATCGGCATTATCGCAGCTATTTTGATAATAGCACTTAGCGTAGCCCTTAGTATAAAAAATAATGGTGCAGAACAGATAAGCAAAGCAAATGAGCCAAAGATAGAGAAGCAAATTTCTAAAAAAGCTGAGCCAAAGGTTGCCAGTAAAGAGAAAAAACAAGAATACGAAAAGAGAAAATACCCTCTAAAATTTGATGAAGATGAAAATTTAAGTAAAATTTTTACCGATCCTAAGCATAAAAGTGAGCTTGTTTTAAATTCAAAAGTTGAGCCAAAAGAGCAAAAAAAGATAGCTGAAGTAAAGAGTGAAGCCAAAAAAGAAGAGATAAAAAAAGAGCAAAACGATACTAAAAATTTACTTGCAAGTTATAAAAATACAGAGCCTAGTGTAATAGAAAATGAACAAAAGATAGAGCCATTTTATAGCTCAAAAATCGAACAAAAAACCGAGTTAAAACCTCAAAATTTTGAAGCAAAAGTCGATCAAAATAAAAGTACTGAAATAGAAAAAAAAGAGAAAATTAAAAGCGAGAACATAAAAGTCGAGCCAGCTAAAAAAACTGAAAATTTAACTACCAAAAAGATAGAAAAAACAAAATACGAAGAAAAAAATATAAAAAAAGATAGCTTTGAAGCGGTACCTTTTACGCCAAGCGCTAGCATAAAAGGACGTGCAAAGCTCGTCATCATAATAGACGATGTGGCGACATTTGAACATGCGAGTATGATAAAATCGCTTGGCCTAGAAATCACGCCGTCTATTTTTCCAGCGACAAAGACTCATCCAGATACGCCAAATATCGCAAGAACATTTGAGTTTTATATGATACATCTTCCGATGCAAGCAAAACACTTTGATAGCCCAGAGATAGGCACTCTCACGATCAATGAGAGCTTTGAGAGCATGCACGAAAAGATAAAAAAGATACGCAAAGACTTCCCACGTGCAAAATATACAAACAACCATACAGGATCGCGCTTTACAAGCGATTTTGACGCTATGGATAAGGCTTATAGGGCGCTGATAGAGCAGGGCTTTGTCTTTGTTGATAGTAAAACTATCGCTCAAACCGCAGTAGCAAGAGCTGCAAAAAAACATAATCAGCCATACATTTCAAGAGATATATTTTTAGACGACGATCCATCGGCTAGTGCTGTTAGGCGTGAGCTTGTGGCTGCTGTAAATTTGGCTAAAAAAAGAGGCTACGCGATCGCCATTGGGCATCCAAAGAAAAATACGATCGCAGTGATAAAAGAGAGTAAAAATAATCTTTTAAAAGATGTTGATGTGGTTTATCTAAAAGATATTTTATGAGACTTGATTTTATTCCAGAGCCGTTAAAAAGACTAAAAAATCCACCAAAACAGCTAAATTTTATCGGAGATACTTCGCTTTTATATTTGCCAAAGATCGCAGTTGTTGGCTCAAGAAAGGCAAGTGTTTATACAAAAGAGTGTGTTGTAGCACTTTGTGCAGCACTAAAAAGTGCAAACATATGCGTGGTAAGTGGCGGAGCAATCGGCGTTGATATCGCAGCTCATAAAGCCGCTATGCCACGAACGATTGGCATTTTTGCGAGCGGACTTGACACCATCTATCCAAGCCAAAATAAAGCGGCGATAAATGAAATTTACACCAAAGCCTTGGCACTTAGTGAGTATGATGAAGGTGAGCCGCCACTTGCTTATAGATTTTTGGAGCGAAACCGCATAGTTGTGGGGCTTTGTGAAGCTCTAGTCGTCGCGCAAGCTGATCTTAAAAGTGGCTCTATGCAAAGTGCGAGGCTTGCAAATGAGCTTAAAATTCCAGTTTATGTACTGCCACAGCGCATGGGTGAAAGCGATGGGACAAATTTTTTGCTTGCAAATAAAAAAGCTGAGCTTATCGATAACTATCATAAATTTGCTTCACTTTTTGGCGAGATAAAAGAGCAAGAAAAAGACGATGATGAGATATTAGAATTTTGTAAAAATGGCATAAGCCTTGATGAAGTTTTGGCAAAATTTGGCGATATCATCTATGAGTACGAGCTTGAAGGGCTAGTTGAAATTTCAAATCTAAGAGTAAAGAGCATGCTATGAGAGAGAAATTTATGGCGATCGATGTTGGGCTAAAGCGAATAGGGCTTGCTTTTGGTTTTGGCGAGATCGTGACTCCGCTTGAGCCAGTGCTTAGAAAAAATAGAAATCAAGCCGCAAGAGATGTGAGTCAAAAGGTAAATGAATATACCCCAGATACGCTAGTAGTGGGTGTGCCAATCGGTGGTAGTAGCGAAGATGAGATGAGAAGACGCATCGAGCATTTTGTCTCACTTCTTGATGTAAAGGCAAATATTGTCTATCAAGATGAAGCCTTTAGTAGCAGTGAAGCTAGTGAAATTTACACCAATACAAGACGAGATGGTAGGCTAGATAGCATTTCAGCCACTATTATTTTAAAAAGATATCTTGGGGTAAATAAAAAGTAAAAATCGGTCTATTTCTTAAGCGAATTTTTAAAAGCTAGCTGAAAGCTATCTGTGCTAAAGGGCTGCTTTAATACTGTGACATTATTTGGCAGATCGTTAGCCGACTCATCGCTTTTACAAATGGCTACGATACGAAAATTCTTAATATTTTTAAACTCAAGTATATCTTCTAGCATCGCTTCATCTTTTAAAATTTTACTATCGATAAAAATAATAAATGGGGTAAAAATAGAATCTTTTATATGTCTCATTAGATTGCTAATGTCGTTTTTGCCGATAACCTTTAGACCTAAAAAATTTATCTGAGCATTAATGGTGTCAAACAAAGCATCGTCATCGCAAGCGACTAAGATGTTTGTATTTGTTTGATTTTTGATATTTATTTGTCTTTGGATGGCTCTATCGCCTGTTAGTGCTGCACTAAAAGATATTAAAAATTCTCCATCATTGTGAGAGATTATAGATTCATTTGCTTTTTTTAGATAGTTATTTATCTTGCTGAGATAGTAGTGACTTGGCCTCATTACGCTATGGCTAGATTTTATCTTAATGTCAAAATGTACAGATTTGGGACTATAATTTTTAAGTTGAAAGAGAATGTAAATGTCAGCATATTCGGTAGAGTAAAGGAAAAATTTGCAAATATTTTCAAGTGTTTTTATGAGATTTGTAGCATCAAATTTTAAAAACCTTGGATAACTTGGATCGTAACTAAAAATGATGGAATTTTTAGTGTCTTGCGCATCTTGGTATATGGCGCTAAGAAAAATTTCCATTCTGTTTATGATATCGATAGGCTTATCTTTCATATTATCAACATCCCGTCGCCGTATGAGTAAAATCTATACTTTTCATCAACTGCCATTTTGTAAATCCTCATCGTCTCTTCAAGCCCTATAAAGCTGGTAACTAGCATTATTAGAGTTGATTTTGGTAGATGAAAATTTGTAAGAAGGTAGTTTTGCCTGATAGGCTTATTATTTAGGTTTAAAAATAGCTTGCAAAAGCCGCTTGCTTGCTTACTTCTTGCAAATTCTTCAACGCATCTAGTAACCGTCGTACCAACGCCAAGGATTGGTTTATTAGAATTTATAATCTCTTGAGCTTGCTCGCTTAGCTCGTAAAATTCTGAGTGCATTTTGTGGTCATTTATATTTTGGCACTCCACACCTTTAAATGTCCCAGCGCCAACGTGAAGCGTAATATAGGCGACTTCATGCTTTGCTTTTATCTGCTCTAGCATTTGTTCACTTATGTGAAGGCTAGCTGTTGGAGCTGCCACTGCACCGCTATTTTTGGCAAATATGCTTTGATACCAGCTCTCATCATCCTTTGTATCAGCCCTTTTAATGTATGGCGGAAGCGGGACGTGACCAATTTTTTCAAGCTCACTAAAAAGGCGAACATTATCAAGCAAAACGCCATTTCGCGTAAAATTCACCACCCTTGTGCCATCGTCATTTAGCTCAAGCACATTTACTTTTAGATTATCAGGAAAATTTAAAACGCTACCAGAGCTTACTTTGCCTCTTATATAGACACTAAATTTATTCTCGCCTATGGGCTGGTTTAGCATCACTTCGCAAGCCCCGCCGCTTTCTTTTTGTCCTAAAATACGAGCTTTGATAACTTTTGTGTTATTAAAAATGACCGCTGCGTCCTCTGGAATAAGGCTGGAGAGATCTTTAAATTTGTAGTGTTTTATCTCTTTTGTATTTTTAAAATAGACAAGCAATCTTGCCTCTTCTTTTGGCAAAACTGGCTCTTTTGCGATGAGCTCTTCAGGCAAAAAATAATCATAACTTGAGACGTCGTTTATATTACTCATCGCTTGCTACGTCGCTGTCTTGTTCTTCTTTTTCGTCTTCATCGTCGCTCTTGTTAGCTCTTTTAGCGACGATTATTGAAATTCCATAAAGTCCGATTAGTGGTAGTGCCATTAAGACTTGACTTATCACATCAGGTGGTGTAACGATAGCTGCAAAGATAAAGATGATAACAACAGCATATCTGAAGTAATCTTTTAGCATCTTGTCATCAACAAGTCCGATCTTTGCTAAGAAAAATGTAATGACTGGTAGCTCAAATGAAATTCCAAAGCCAATCAGTAGTTTTGCAAAAAAGCCAACATACTCGCCAATGCTTGGTAGTGCCGTAAAGAGCTGGCCACCAAAATTTACCAAAAATGCAAAGCCAAGTGGAATCACCACGTAGTAACAAAATGCCGCCCCGCACGCAAACATAAATGAAGCTGAGATGACAAATGGGATCACATATTTTTTTTCATTGTCATAAAGTCCAGGGGCGACAAATAGCCAAAACTGCCAAAAAATGATAGGTAGCGCGATCACGACACCAGCAAAAAATGCAACCTTCATCGCTGTAAAAAAAGGCTCTTGAATTTGAGTAAATATGATATTTGAGCCAGCTGGCAATACCTGT
The Campylobacter concisus DNA segment above includes these coding regions:
- a CDS encoding divergent polysaccharide deacetylase family protein; the encoded protein is MSEKKTAKKRPTKNSAGRSHNKTYLGIGIIAAILIIALSVALSIKNNGAEQISKANEPKIEKQISKKAEPKVASKEKKQEYEKRKYPLKFDEDENLSKIFTDPKHKSELVLNSKVEPKEQKKIAEVKSEAKKEEIKKEQNDTKNLLASYKNTEPSVIENEQKIEPFYSSKIEQKTELKPQNFEAKVDQNKSTEIEKKEKIKSENIKVEPAKKTENLTTKKIEKTKYEEKNIKKDSFEAVPFTPSASIKGRAKLVIIIDDVATFEHASMIKSLGLEITPSIFPATKTHPDTPNIARTFEFYMIHLPMQAKHFDSPEIGTLTINESFESMHEKIKKIRKDFPRAKYTNNHTGSRFTSDFDAMDKAYRALIEQGFVFVDSKTIAQTAVARAAKKHNQPYISRDIFLDDDPSASAVRRELVAAVNLAKKRGYAIAIGHPKKNTIAVIKESKNNLLKDVDVVYLKDIL
- the ruvX gene encoding Holliday junction resolvase RuvX translates to MREKFMAIDVGLKRIGLAFGFGEIVTPLEPVLRKNRNQAARDVSQKVNEYTPDTLVVGVPIGGSSEDEMRRRIEHFVSLLDVKANIVYQDEAFSSSEASEIYTNTRRDGRLDSISATIILKRYLGVNKK
- the ilvC gene encoding ketol-acid reductoisomerase translates to MAINVYYDKDCDLSLIQSKKVAIIGFGSQGHAHAENLRDNGVSVVIGLSKGGKSWAKAETKGFEVKSVSEATKGADVVMILTPDELQAEIYKNEIEPNLKDHAAIAFGHGFNVHFGQIKAPANIDVIMIAPKAPGHTVRSEFVRGGGIPDLIAVEQNASGKAKEIALSYACGIGGGRTGIIETTFKDETETDLFGEQAVLCGGLCALVNAGFDTLVEAGYEPEMAYFECLHELKLIVDLMYQGGMADMRYSISNTAEYGDYVSGVRVVGEESRKAMKEVLKEIQNGKFAKDFILERKAGYVRMNAERGIAERSLLNQTGKKLRAMMPWITNGKLIDQNKN
- the tatC gene encoding twin-arginine translocase subunit TatC, which codes for MFEELRPHLIELRKRLFISIVSVFVCFGICFTFWNPLLAWMSEPLKQVLPAGSNIIFTQIQEPFFTAMKVAFFAGVVIALPIIFWQFWLFVAPGLYDNEKKYVIPFVISASFMFACGAAFCYYVVIPLGFAFLVNFGGQLFTALPSIGEYVGFFAKLLIGFGISFELPVITFFLAKIGLVDDKMLKDYFRYAVVIIFIFAAIVTPPDVISQVLMALPLIGLYGISIIVAKRANKSDDEDEKEEQDSDVASDE
- the queA gene encoding tRNA preQ1(34) S-adenosylmethionine ribosyltransferase-isomerase QueA, whose translation is MSNINDVSSYDYFLPEELIAKEPVLPKEEARLLVYFKNTKEIKHYKFKDLSSLIPEDAAVIFNNTKVIKARILGQKESGGACEVMLNQPIGENKFSVYIRGKVSSGSVLNFPDNLKVNVLELNDDGTRVVNFTRNGVLLDNVRLFSELEKIGHVPLPPYIKRADTKDDESWYQSIFAKNSGAVAAPTASLHISEQMLEQIKAKHEVAYITLHVGAGTFKGVECQNINDHKMHSEFYELSEQAQEIINSNKPILGVGTTVTRCVEEFARSKQASGFCKLFLNLNNKPIRQNYLLTNFHLPKSTLIMLVTSFIGLEETMRIYKMAVDEKYRFYSYGDGMLII
- a CDS encoding DNA-processing protein DprA: MRLDFIPEPLKRLKNPPKQLNFIGDTSLLYLPKIAVVGSRKASVYTKECVVALCAALKSANICVVSGGAIGVDIAAHKAAMPRTIGIFASGLDTIYPSQNKAAINEIYTKALALSEYDEGEPPLAYRFLERNRIVVGLCEALVVAQADLKSGSMQSARLANELKIPVYVLPQRMGESDGTNFLLANKKAELIDNYHKFASLFGEIKEQEKDDDEILEFCKNGISLDEVLAKFGDIIYEYELEGLVEISNLRVKSML